In Mercurialis annua linkage group LG5, ddMerAnnu1.2, whole genome shotgun sequence, a single genomic region encodes these proteins:
- the LOC126680121 gene encoding uncharacterized protein LOC126680121 produces MANEEAVTGFHGWISRDPNSKFAAESGRYHLYVSYACPWASRCLAYLQLKGLQGAISFTAVKPIWGRTKDTDNHMGWVFPATDTEEPGAEPDPLYGASSIRALYELACPQYAGAYSVPVLWDKKHTTIVNNDSGEIIRMLNTEMNEFATHPEVDLYPADLRSQIDEINEWVYKAINKGVYTCGFAKDQQTYDQAVKLCFICLNKCEAILNEQRYLCGDELTEADVRLFVSLVRFDEAYAALFNCNEKQLREYPNLFNFTKEIYQIPGISSTVNMVHIKKHYYKSHPQYNPIGIIPIGPNIDFSSPHDRDRK; encoded by the exons ATGGCTAATGAAGAGGCGGTCACTGGATTTCATGGTTGGATTTCGCGAGATCCGAACTCAAAGTTTGCAGCAGAATCAGGAAGGTATCATCTGTATGTATCGTATGCCTGTCCCTGGGCTTCAAGGTGTCTCGCATACTTGCAGCTTAAAGGGCTCCAAGGAGCCATCAGTTTTACG GCTGTGAAGCCCATATGGGGAAGAACAAAGGACACTGATAACCATATGGGATGGGTGTTTCCTGCTACCGATACAGAGGAACCAGGAGCCGAACCTGACCCTTTGTACGGTGCCAGCAGTATAAGAGCTCTCTACGAGCTTGCCTGTCCTCAGTATGCTGGAGCGTATTCGGTTCCT GTGCTGTGGGATAAGAAACACACGACAATTGTTAACAATGACAGTGGAGAAATCATCCGAATGCTTAACACAGAAATGAATGAATTCGCGACCCATCCAGAGGTGGATTTATATCCTGCCGACTTGCGATCTCAAATTGATGAAATTAACGAATGGGTATATAAGGCGATCAACAAAGGTGTCTATACTTGTGGTTTTGCAAAGGACCAACAAACTTATGACCAA GCTGTGAAACTGTGCTTTATATGCCTCAACAAATGTGAGGCAATACTTAATGAGCAACGCTACTTGTGTGGCGACGAACTAACTGAAGCAGATGTCCGCCTGTTTGTCAGCCTTGTAAGATTTGATGAG GCTTATGCTGCTCTGTTCAATTGCAACGAAAAACAGCTAAGGGAGTACCCAAATCTGTTCAACTTTACCAAAGAGATTTACCAAATTCCTGGAATCAGTAGCACTGTGAACATGGTGCACATTAAGAAGCATTATTATAAAAGCCATCCTCAGTATAATCCCATTGGAATCATTCCTATCGGCCCTAACATCGACTTTTCATCACCCCATGATAGAGATCGCAAATGA